One region of Camelina sativa cultivar DH55 chromosome 6, Cs, whole genome shotgun sequence genomic DNA includes:
- the LOC104792560 gene encoding protein FAR-RED ELONGATED HYPOCOTYL 1-like isoform X1, producing the protein MPEVELVNNDEKPSEINRFHHMIITSSKNALKMETVEEVSKKRKFQTDQSELSLLPLSKHVCFANNVACSDNTNGGSEIDTEYSMSCVNSTTSMECNNDEVEMKEESSGSCRGEEKMTCFESHLDFIYGTQKLEDYSEKDIENILYLDDEGEEEEAKGCSSNAAKFVLSSGRWPVNQDSTLHDTKKPTIDQEFEQYFSTLML; encoded by the exons ATGCCTGAAGTGGAACTAGTTAACAACGACGAGAAGCCATCTGAGATTAACAG GTTCCATCACATGATCATCACTAGTAGTAAAAATGCGTTAAAAATGGAAACAGTTGAAGAAGTGAGCAAGAAGAGGAAATTTCAGACAGATCAATCTGAGTTATCATTATTACCTCTTTCCAAGCACGTTTGCTTCGCCAATAATGTTGCTTGTTCTGACAATACCAATGGTGGATCGGAGATTGATACAGAGTATTCCATGTCATGTGTGAACTCAACAACTTCTATGGAATGTAACAATGATGAGGTTGAGATGAAAGAGGAATCATCTGGATCGTGCAGGGGCGAAGAGAAGATGACCTGTTTCGAAAGCCATCTTGATTTCATCTATGGGACTCAGAAACTAGAGGATTACTCAGAGAAAGACATTGAAAACATTCTCTatctcgatgatgaaggagaagaagaagaagctaaaggaTGTAGTAGTAATGCTGCTAAGTTTGTTCTGTCCTCTGGGAGATGGCCTGTTAACCAAG ATTCTACTCTACATGACACAAAGAAGCCTACAATTGATCAAGAATTTGAACAATATTTCTCAACGCTAATGTTGTGA
- the LOC104792556 gene encoding uncharacterized protein At2g37660, chloroplastic: MAMMTTTTTTTTTKTFFHPQLPANTHKSGAVAPSFVSVPRSSSLQFRSLVSDSTSICNRSKLTGKLRRVSVIVSAAATSEPLTVLVTGAGGRTGQIVFKKLKERSDQFVAKGLVRTKESKEKISGEDEVFIGDIRDPAAIASAVEGIDALVILTSAVPKMKPGFDPSKGGRPEFYFDDGAYPEQVDWIGQKNQIDAAKAAGVKQIVLVGSMGGTNLNHPLNSIGNANILVWKRKAEQYLADSGIPYTIIRAGGLQDKEGGIRELLVGKDDELLETETRTIARPDVAEVCVQALQLEEAKFKALDLASKPEGTGTPTKDFKALFAQVTTKF; encoded by the exons ATGgcgatgatgacgacgacgacgacgacgacgaccaCGAAAACATTCTTCCATCCACAGCTTCCTGCTAACACTCACAAATCCGGAGCTGTAGCTCCTTCCTTCGTCTCAGTTCCTCGTTCGTCGTCTCTTCAATTTCGCTCACTTGTTTCGGATTCAACGTCGATTTGTAATCGAAGTAAGTTAACCGGAAAGCTCAGAAGAGTGTCCGTTATCGTTTCCGCCGCCGCAACATCTGAACCTCTCACCGTCCTCGTCACCGGTGCCGGTGGAAGAACAG GGCAAATTGTGTTCAAGAAATTGAAGGAGAGGTCGGATCAGTTTGTGGCGAAGGGTTTAGTGAGGACAAAGGAGAGCAAGGAAAAGATCAGTGGAGAGGATGAGGTGTTCATTGGAGATATCAGAGATCCTGCAGCCATTGCTTCTGCTGTTGAAGGAATTGATGCTTTGGTCATTCTTACTAGCGCTGTACCGAAAATGAAACCAGGTTTTGATCCTAGTAAAGGAGGGAGACCTGAGTTCTACTTTGACGATGGAGCTTATCCAGAACAGGTTGATTGGATTGGTCAGAAGAATCAGATAGACGCTG ctAAGGCTGCGGGAGTTAAGCAGATTGTTTTGGTTGGGTCGATGGGAGGAACAAACCTTAATCACCCTCTCAATAGTATTGGCAATGCCAACATTCTG GTTTGGAAGAGAAAGGCTGAGCAATACTTGGCTGATTCCGGTATTCCATACACCATCATCAG AGCGGGAGGTCTGCAGGACAAGGAAGGTGGCATTCGTGAATTACTCGTGGGAAAAGATGACGAGCTTCTCGAGACAGAAACAAGAACAATCGCAAGGCCTGATGTTGCAGAAGTCTGTGTTCAG GCGTTGCAACTTGAGGAGGCAAAATTCAAAGCACTTGACCTGGCCTCAAAGCCTGAGGGAACAGGCACCCCAACAAAGGATTTCAAGGCCCTTTTTGCTCAAGTGACCACTAAGTTCtga
- the LOC104699289 gene encoding nucleolin 2-like has translation MGNLLGKRKPDYDDDDDDDLEINPILKKQKVTSEETLTEGLADDPSLQHKSDDDQEANLFGKRILEDDDDLETKPMLKKLKEISEETLITEGLALADPTSLQHKSDDDQEETMEGLSDDTPDLVEEDDEADLMKNTLCISHLSRQANIQDIIDFFKGVVHALEKKNGKRLLNRKITLDVANKKLYPLPKYSLDHKVCYEDCLGQESPVEGLADVDEEARQKTLFVSNLPSQVKTRNIISFFKDVGQVVGVRLIVDRMGKHVGCGFVEFASANEADKALEQKNGQMLRYRKSFFSKIFLDVAERAPYPIRYKYNLVEKLWYADNLLREPNLKQQEEKS, from the exons ATGGGCAATTTATTGGGTAAGCGAAAGCCGGAttatgatgacgatgatgatgatgatttggagaTCAACCCGATtctcaagaaacaaaaggtaaCATCCGAGGAGACATTAACGGAAGGACTTGCTGATGATCCTAGTCTCCAGCACAAGTCTGATGATGATCAGGAGGCTAATTTATTTGGTAAGCGAATcctggaagatgatgatgatttggagaCCAAACCCATGCTGAAGAAACTTAAGGAAATATCCGAGGAGACATTAATAACGGAAGGACTTGCTCTTGCTGATCCTACTAGTCTCCAGCACAAGTCTGATGATGATCAGGAGGAGACAATGGAAGGACTTAGTGACGACACTCCCGATTTAGTTGAGGAAGACGATGAAGCTGACTTGATGAAAAATACGCTCTGTATTTCCCATCTCTCTCGCCAAGCTAATATACAAGATATCATCGATTTCTTCAAAGGTGTGGTGCAT GCGCTGGAAAAGAAGAACGGTAAACGTTTGCTCAATCGCAAGATAACCCTTGATGTGGCTAATAAGAAGTTATACCCTCTACCAAAGTATTCCTTGGATCACAAGGTTTGCTACGAAGACTGCCTTGGACAAGAAAGCCCAGTGGAAGGACTTGCTGATGTTGATGAGGAAGCAAGACAAAAGACGCTGTTTGTTTCCAATCTCCCTTCTCAAGTTAAAACACGGAATATCATCTCTTTTTTCAAAGATGTTGGACAAGTTGTTGGTGTTCGACTTATTGTAGACCGCATGGGTAAGCATGTGGGCTGTGgttttgttgagtttgcttctgctaACGAAGCAGACAAGGCGCTTGAACAGAAGAATGGTCAAATGTTGCGCTATCGTAAATCTTTTTTTAGTAAGATTTTTCTTGACGTGGCTGAGAGAGCTCCATACCCAATCCGATACAAGTACAACCTTGTAGAGAAGCTTTGGTATGCAGACAACCTTCTACGTGAACCTAATCTGAAGCAGCAGGAGGAAAAATCCTAG
- the LOC104792558 gene encoding uncharacterized protein C24B11.05-like: MEIELSKYDSLLFDLDDTLYPLSSAIAKECGQNIKDYMVEKLGIDKNKILDLSNSLYKNYGTTMAGLRAIGYNFDYDEYHSFVHGRLPYENIKPDPILRSLLLSLPLRKIIFTNADKLHAARALERLGLEDCFEGILCFESLNSTTSNRENVSDDKNEIFDIIGYLSDHEQPVSALPKTPIVCKPSETAIAKALEIANIDPQRTLFFDDSVRNIQAGKRVGLDTVLVGTSQRVKYADYALENIHNLKEALPELWVSEAKPEKVSYSAKLAVETPVIA; this comes from the exons ATGGAGATTGAGCTTTCAAAATATGATTCCCTTTTATTTG ATCTTGATGATACCCTTTATCCATTGAGCTCTGCGATTGCTAAAGAATGTGGACAAAACATCAAAG ATTACATGGTGGAGAAGCTTGGAATCGACAAGAATAAGATCCTGGACTTATCTAATTCACTTTACAAGAATTATGGAACTACCATGGCCGGTCTTCGA GCGATAGGTTATAACTTCGATTATGACGAGTATCAcag TTTTGTACATGGGAGACTACCTTATGAGAACATCAAACCAGATCCCATTTTGAGAAGTCTCTTACTTAGCCTACCTCTTCGGAAGATC ATCTTCACAAACGCCGATAAGTTGCACGCAGCTAGAGCCCTAGAGAGGCTAGGGTTAGAGGACTGTTTCGAAGGAATACTTTGCTTTGAATCATTAAATTCTACTACTAGTAATCGTGAAAACGTTAGTGATGATAAGAATGAAATCTTCGACATCATCGGCTACTTATCCGATCATGAACAGCCAGTTTCCGCTTTACCTAAGACACCAATTGTGTGCAAACCATCTGAAACCGCCATAGCAAAGGCTCTTGAAATCGCCAACATCGACCCTCAAAGAACC TTGTTCTTCGATGACAGTGTTCGAAACATTCAGGCCGGTAAACGCGTTGGTTTGGATACTGTTTTG GTGGGAACTTCACAGAGAGTGAAATATGCAGATTATGCGTTAGAAAACATACATAACCTTAAGGAGGCTTTGCCAGAGCTATGGGTATCAGAGGCTAAGCCTGAAAAAGTTAGCTACTCCGCCAAGCTTGCCGTTGAAACACCGGTTATAgcctaa
- the LOC104792561 gene encoding glucose-induced degradation protein 4 homolog has product MPVRVVESSTPPQVSGTDPGNRSQLPPSSLLGAGQAFSGTQNVSNQQKEEAWRVNVQIQGIDLEHGYLCGTMEALNVPMADTPVITFWEGEIVDGNNYTFYTGKWEATREDDMRHWSKFPSFSPLQGQVESDGGRQLDRNNYPYIFMRWKEQYFVNVGTDCGLTIAGFYYVCFSCSDGSISGFYYDPNSSPFQKLELKTVNEGRSGFSFSSYELQ; this is encoded by the exons ATGCCGGTGAGAGTCGTTGAGAGCAGCACGCCTCCTCAAGTTTCAG GAACTGATCCTGGGAATCGATCACAACTTCCGCCTAGTTCACTTCTTGGCGCTGGCCAG GCATTCTCTGGTACGCAAAATGTCTCTAACCAACAGAAGGAGGAAGCTTGGAGAGTTAACGTCCAGATACAGGGAATTGACCTTGAACATGGCTATCTTTGTGGCACCATGGAAGCTCTAAACGTTCCCATGGCAGATACTCCT GTCATAACATTCTGGGAAGGGGAAATCGTTGATGGAAACAATTATACTTTTTACACCGGAAAATGGGAAGCCAC GAGGGAAGATGATATGAGACATTGGTCAAAATTCCCATCTTTTTCGCCTCTTCAG GGTCAAGTTGAGTCTGACGGTGGCAGGCAATTGGATCGTAACAATTACCCTTATATATTTATG AGATGGAAAGAGCAATACTTTGTAAATGTTGGCACAGATTGTGGACTAACAATAGCTGGATTTTACTACGTATGCTTCTCCTGCAGTGACGGATCCATCAGCGGTTTCTATTATGATCCAAACAGCAG TCCGTTTCAGAAGCTGGAGCTTAAAACAGTAAACGAAGGAAGATCTGGTTTCAGCTTTTCTTCTTACGAGTTGCAATGA
- the LOC104792560 gene encoding protein FAR-RED ELONGATED HYPOCOTYL 1-like isoform X2 yields the protein MPEVELVNNDEKPSEINRFHHMIITSSKNALKMETVEEVSKKRKFQTDQSELSLLPLSKHVCFANNVACSDNTNGGSEIDTEYSMSCVNSTTSMECNNDEVEMKEESSGSCRGEEKMTCFESHLDFIYGTQKLEDYSEKDIENILYLDDEGEEEEAKGCSSNAAKFVLSSGRWPVNQADSTLHDTKKPTIDQEFEQYFSTLML from the exons ATGCCTGAAGTGGAACTAGTTAACAACGACGAGAAGCCATCTGAGATTAACAG GTTCCATCACATGATCATCACTAGTAGTAAAAATGCGTTAAAAATGGAAACAGTTGAAGAAGTGAGCAAGAAGAGGAAATTTCAGACAGATCAATCTGAGTTATCATTATTACCTCTTTCCAAGCACGTTTGCTTCGCCAATAATGTTGCTTGTTCTGACAATACCAATGGTGGATCGGAGATTGATACAGAGTATTCCATGTCATGTGTGAACTCAACAACTTCTATGGAATGTAACAATGATGAGGTTGAGATGAAAGAGGAATCATCTGGATCGTGCAGGGGCGAAGAGAAGATGACCTGTTTCGAAAGCCATCTTGATTTCATCTATGGGACTCAGAAACTAGAGGATTACTCAGAGAAAGACATTGAAAACATTCTCTatctcgatgatgaaggagaagaagaagaagctaaaggaTGTAGTAGTAATGCTGCTAAGTTTGTTCTGTCCTCTGGGAGATGGCCTGTTAACCAAG CAGATTCTACTCTACATGACACAAAGAAGCCTACAATTGATCAAGAATTTGAACAATATTTCTCAACGCTAATGTTGTGA
- the LOC104792562 gene encoding phosphoribosylaminoimidazole carboxylase, chloroplastic-like gives MLLLKPSTAAALVVGNTIPVLHTPRFTYRVKPFPVSRTLLSQSLTMANLQKLPTSSSGKLNPVLACSSHEASPISENNENKHAHGVSEKIVGVLGGGQLGRMLCQAASQLAIKVMILDPSENCSASALSYGHMVDSFDDSTTVEEFAKRCGVLTVEIEHVDVETLEKLEKQGVDCQPKASTIRIIQDKYMQKVHFSQHGIPLPEFMEIGDIEGARRAGGLFSYPLMIKSKRLAYDGRGNAVANNQDELSSAVTALGGFSRGLYVEKWAPFVKELAVIVARGKDGSMVCYPVVETIHRDNICHIVKAPADVPWKINKLATDVAQKAVGSLEGAGVFAVELFLTVDSQILLNEVAPRPHNSGHQTIECCYTSQFEQHLRAVVGLPLGDPSMRTPASIMYNILGEDDGEAGFKLAHRLIARAMCIPGASVHWYDKPEMRKQRKMGHITLVGQSMGVLEQRLHCILSEQSHQVDETPRVGIIMGSDSDLPVMKDAAKILDLFGVTHEVKIVSAHRTPEMMFTYATSAHSRGVQVIIAGAGGAAHLPGMVASLTPLPVIGVPVRATRLDGVDSLLSIVQMPRGVPVATVAINNATNAALLAVRMLGISDTDLVSRMSQYQKDMRDQNMVKGEKLEREGWESYLNQ, from the exons ATGTTGCTTCTGAAGCCAAGCACAGCTGCTGCTCTTGTCGTTGGCAATACAATTCCAGTCCTCCATACTCCTCGCTTCACCTACAGAGTTAAACCTTTTCCAGTGAGCAGAACTCTGTTGTCGCAGAGTTTGACAATGGCAAATTTACAGAAGCTTCCCACTTCGTCATCTGGGAAACTGAATCCGGTGTTAGCATGCAGCTCTCATGAAGCTTCTCCTATCAG TGAGAATAACGAGAATAAACATGCCCATGGAGTTTCTGAGAAAATTGTTGGAGTTCTTGGGGGTGGACAATTGGGTCGTATGCTTTGCCAAGCTGCTTCTCAACTGGCTATTAAAGTGATGATTTTAGATCCTTCAGAAAATTGTTCAGCAAGTGCATTGTCGTACGGTCACATGGTTGATAGCTTTGACGACAGTACTACAGTAGAAGAATTTGCAAaaag ATGTGGAGTCTTGACTGTAGAAATTGAACATGTTGACGTGGAAACATTAGAGAAGCTTGAGAAACAAGGAGTGGATTGCCAACCGAAAGCTTCTACTATCAGAATAATACAG GATAAATACATGCAAAAAGTTCATTTCTCTCAGCATGGTATCCCACTTCCAGAATTTATGGAG ATAGGCGATATTGAAGGAGCAAGAAGAGCAGGTGGACTTTTTAGTTACCCTCTTATGATCAAGAGCAAACGATTGGCTTATGATGGACGTGGAAATGCAGTTGCCAACAACCAAGATGAGCTTTCTTCTGCTGTAACGG cTCTTGGAGGTTTCAGTCGTGGTTTGTATGTTGAGAAATGGGCACCTTTTGTCAAG gagTTAGCTGTTATTGTGGCTAGGGGAAAAGATGGTTCTATGGTTTGTTATCCCGTTGTTGAAACTATTCACAG GGATAACATATGCCATATAGTTAAAGCACCTGCAGATGTGCCTTGGAAGATCAACAAACTTGCAACCGATGTTGCGCAAAAGGCTGTTGGTTCTTTAGAAGGCGCTGGTGTTTTTGCAGTTGAGCTGTTCTTGACAGTGGATAGTCAG ATCCTGCTAAACGAAGTTGCACCTAGACCACACAACAGTGGCCATCAAACGATCGAGTGCTGTTATACTTCACAGTTTGAACAACACTTGCGGGCTGTGGTTGGTCTTCCACTAGGTGATCCGTCAATGAGAACTCCAGCATCCATTATGTACAATATTTTGGGAGAAGATGAT GGAGAAGCTGGTTTCAAATTGGCTCATCGGCTAATTGCAAGGGCTATGTGTATTCCAGGTGCATCTGTTCATTGGTATGACAAGCCAG AAATGAGAAAGCAGAGGAAGATGGGTCACATCACTCTTGTTGGGCAGTCTATGGGTGTTTTGGAACAAAGGTTACATTGTATATTAAGTGAGCAAAGCCACCAAGTAGATG AGACACCTCGTGTTGGTATCATCATGGGTTCAGACTCGGACCTTCCTGTTATGAAGGATGCTGCCAAAATTCTGGACCTGTTTGGTGTGACACATGAG GTAAAGATAGTTTCTGCTCATCGCACCCCGGAGATGATGTTTACATACGCAACCTCAGCTCATAGTCGAGGCGTTCAAGTTATCATTGCAGGTGCTGGTGGCGCTGCTCACTTACCAG GTATGGTTGCTTCACTCACTCCTTTGCCTGTGATTGGTGTCCCTGTCCGTGCTACCCGTTTGGATGGAGTTGATTCACTTCTCTCCATCGTTCAG ATGCCTAGAGGTGTtcctgttgcgacagttgcaatAAACAATGCGACCAACGCAGCCTTGCTTGCAGTCCGGATGTTGGGAATCTCTGATACTGATCTTGTCTCaag GATGAGTCAGTACCAGAAAGACATGAGAGATCAGAACATGGTTAAAGGAGAGAAACTTGAGAGAGAAGGTTGGGAATCATATTTGAACCAGTGA
- the LOC104792559 gene encoding WD repeat-containing protein 44-like: MENRNGGNNKMNRKRTMTMNWEGLGDFEEDEDDNNDRFFETHDRLSSALAFDMSAANSSSSSDDDEDFDDCRLSFSSAVSSLTTASRKFRTPAMSPDYDIWMAAPGSISERRRRLLHGMGLVSNKDMVSAAVSIRRVVSNAAIAINSDDNNKMKMNGKMKMANGEPEIEDHDHHHDHVPVMLARSRSESDIERFLIEKRRKDEILGKVSKQRLTRTYSAIGATRTRIYQTPIRQSSPAVCRNGKAPRGGGGGGSEALTSAVGAFFLIKNLDTGKEFIVNEYDEDGMWNRLSDLQTGKQLTLEEFEKCVGYSPVVKELMRRENVNRINYEPIMDLRKFNSYLSKSVRLSKRRGAALLKNIKGVAHSMSLRVADKDVSDGSTTDSPRKGKDSKHGKANEWVKVRPTGKSYKELSALHMCQEIQAHEGAVWTIKFSQDAHYLASGGADRVIHVWEVQECELMSMNEGSLTPIHPSLCDSGERSCGGNEMTDKKKKGKSASGRRSNHIPDYVHVPETVFSFSDKPVCSLKGHLDAILDLSWSKSQLLLSSSMDKTVRLWDLETKTCLKLFAHNDYVTCIQFSPVDENYFLSGSLDAKIRIWSIQDRHVVEWSDLHEMVTAACYTPDGQGALIGSHKGICRAYDTEDCKLNQTSQTDVQSNKKSQARRKITSFQFSPVNPSEVLVTSADSRIRILDGSEVIHKLKGFRNTCSQLSASYSQDGKYIICASEDSQVYLWKNDSNRTRSTVTTQSHEHFHCKDVSAAVPWHGHVRGEPPPVQIHSKRHSKRISTSSQPSSSTSSPTREESSATAPTTSNRNKKPGLPPMPKKVATQSPQQPEEEAGPELGSCSASSSMNGSEQHSSRFGESPSINTSSRLSSWSWFDSGGHGPHTIQPTAWGMVIVTATVHGEIRSYQNFGLPRRIGRQTTLF; this comes from the exons ATGGAAAATAGAAACGGAGGAAACAACAAAATGAATCGGAAGAGAACAATGACGATGAACTGGGAAGGATTAGGTGATttcgaagaagacgaagacgacaaCAACGATAGGTTCTTCGAAACTCATGATCGTCTCTCTTCTGCTTTAGCTTTCGACATGTCTGCTGCTaattcctcttcttcctccgacGACGACGAAGATTTCGACGATTGTcgtctctccttctcctccgcCGTCTCTTCCTTAACCACCGCTTCTAGAAAGTTCCGTACGCCGGCCATGTCTCCTGATTACGATATCTGGATGGCTGCTCCCGGATCGATTTCAGAACGGCGTCGTCGTCTTCTCCACGGGATGGGGCTTGTTAGCAATAAGGATATGGTCAGTGCTGCTGTTTCCATCCGCCGCGTTGTTTCTAACGCGGCTATTGCTATCAATagtgatgataataataagatgaagatgaatggtAAGATGAAGATGGCGAATGGTGAACCGGAGATTGAAGATCACGATCATCATCATGACCACGTTCCGGTTATGCTTGCTCGGTCGAGATCGGAATCTGATATCGAGAGGTTCTTGATTGAGAAAAGGAGGAAAGATGAGATTTTAGGGAAAGTCTCAAAGCAGCGTCTCACGAGAACCTATTCCGCAATTGGAGCTACACGGACGAGGATTTACCAAACTCCGATCAGACAATCATCCCCTGCTGTTTGTCGAAACGGTAAGGCTCCccgcggcggtggtggtggtggttcagAGGCGTTGACGTCTGCGGTTGGTGCGTTTTTCTTGATTAAGAATCTTGATACAGGGAAAGAGTTTATAGTGAATGAGTATGATGAAGATGGGATGTGGAATAGGCTTAGTGATTTACAAACAGGGAAGCAATTAACTTTGGAGGAGTTTGAGAAATGTGTGGGGTATTCACCTGTGGTTAAAGAGCTTATGCGTAGAGAGAATGTGAATAGGATTAACTACGAACCTATTATGGATTTAAGGAAGTTCAATTCCTATCTTTCGAAAAGTGTGAGGTTGAGTAAGAGAAGAGGAGCTGCCTTGTTGAAGAACATTAAAGGTGTTGCTCATTCTATGAGTTTACGTGTTGCGGATAAAGATGTTAGCGATGGAAGCACCACGGATAGTCCTAGAAAAGGGAAAGATAGTAAACATGGCAAAGCTAATGAGTGGGTGAAAGTGAGGCCTACAGGGAAGTCTTATAAGGAATTGAGTGCTTTGCATATGTGTCAAGAGATTCAAGCTCATGAAGGTGCGGTTTGGACTATCAAGTTTAGTCAAGATGCTCATTACCTTGCGAGCGGAGGAGCTGATAGAGTCATTCATGTGTGGGAGGTTCAAGAATGTGAGCTGATGTCTATGAATGAAGGGAGTCTTACTCCTATTCACCCTTCGCTTTGTGACTCtggggaaagatcatgtggtggaAATGAGATGacagacaagaaaaagaaaggaaaaagcgCCTCcggaagaagaagcaatcacATTCCGGATTACGTACATGTTCCTGAAACCGTCTTCTCCTTTTCTGATAAGCCTGTTTGCTCTTTGAAGGGTCATTTGGATGCTATTTTGGATCTTTCATGGTCCAaatctcagcttcttctttcgTCTTCCATGGACAAAACAGTCAGGTTATGGGATCTAGAAACCAAAACATGTCTCAAATTGTTTGCCCACAATGACTACG TGACTTGTATTCAGTTCAGCCCAGTGGATGAAAATTATTTCTTAAGTGGATCACTTGACGCTAAGATAAGGATATGGAGCATACAAGATCGACATGTTGTGGAATGGAGTGACCTTCATGAAATGGTCACTGCTGCTTGTTACACTCCAGACGGTCAa GGTGCACTTATCGGGTCACATAAAGGAATTTGCCGTGCGTACGATACAGAAG ATTGTAAGCTGAATCAAACTAGTCAGACTGATGTTCAGAGCAATAAGAAATCACAAGCGAGAAGGAAGATCACCAGTTTTCAG TTTTCCCCGGTGAATCCATCCGAAGTTCTTGTCACATCAGCTGATTCACGGATTCGAATTTTAGACGGTTCTGAAGttattcacaaattaaaag GCTTTAGAAACACGTGCAGCCAACTCTCTGCTTCGTATAGCCAGGACGGGAAATACATAATCTGTGCGAGCGAAGACTCGCAGGTTTACTTGTGGAAGAACGACAGTAACCGGACAAGATCAACAGTTACGACACAATCACACGAACATTTTCACTGCAAAGATGTCTCAGCCGCTGTTCCTTGGCACGGTCATGTAAGAGGTGAGCCACCACCAGTTCAGATTCACTCTAAACGCCACTCAAAGCGCATATCCACTTCAAGCCAGCCTTCATCCTCCACAAGCTCACCAACAAGAGAAGAATCCTCTGCGACAGCACCAACTACATCCAACCGCAATAAAAAACCGGGGTTACCTCCTATGCCTAAGAAAGTCGCTACGCAGAGTCCTCAGCAACCAGAGGAAGAGGCGGGACCGGAGCTGGGAAGCTGCAGCGCGTCGTCGAGTATGAACGGTTCAGAGCAGCATTCATCAAGGTTTGGGGAATCCCCATCAATAAACACATCGTCAAGGTTATCTTCATGGTCGTGGTTCGACAGTGGTGGCCACGGTCCACACACTATACAGCCAACGGCTTGGGGGATGGTGATTGTAACGGCTACAGTTCATGGCGAGATCAGATCTTATCAAAACTTTGGCTTACCAAGAAGAATCGGTCGCCAAACGACACTCTTTTGA